The Sebastes fasciatus isolate fSebFas1 chromosome 4, fSebFas1.pri, whole genome shotgun sequence genome window below encodes:
- the mapk12a gene encoding mitogen-activated protein kinase 12, which translates to MSKRVRPGYYRQEVNKTSWEVPERYRELKQVGTGAYGTVCSAVDSRTGTKVAIKKLYRPFQSELFAKRAYRELRLLKHMKHENVIGLFDVFTADLSLDRLHDFYLVMPFMGTDLGKIMKLQKLSEEKIQYLVYQMLKGLKYIHSAGIIHRDLKPGNLAINQDCELKILDFGLARQADSEMTGYVVTRWYRAPEVILSWMRYTQTVDIWSVGCIMAEMLQEKPLFKGSDHLDQLSEIMKLTGTPTQEFLSKLESEDAKSYIKTLPKSEKKDLQKVFSSTNPEAVSVLERMLLLDPECRVTAAEALIMPYFTEYREPEDETEAQPYDHSLDNTDQSLDQWKRHTFTEILTFKPVVPDSKETSL; encoded by the exons CCGGAGCGGTACCGGGAGCTGAAGCAGGTGGGGACCGGAGCTTACGGGACGGTCTG CTCAGCAGTGGACTCCAGAACAGGAACTAAAGTGGCCATCAAGAAGCTGTACAGACCTTTCCAGTCGGAGCTCTTTGCCAAGCGGGCCTACAGGGAGCTGAGGCTCCTCAAACACatgaaacatgaaaat GTGATTGGCCTGTTCGATGTGTTTACTGCTGACCTCTCTCTGGACAGACTCCATGATTT TTACCTGGTGATGCCGTTCATGGGGACCGACCTGGGGAAGATAATGAAGCTGCAGAAGCTGTCCGAAGAGAAAATTCAGTATTTGGTTTATCAGATGCTCAAAGGGCTCAAG tatattcattCTGCTGGTATAATTCACagg GACCTCAAACCAGGAAATCTCGCCATCAACCAAGACTGTGAGCTCAAG ATCCTGGACTTTGGTTTGGCTCGGCAGGCGGACAGCGAGATGACGGGGTACGTGGTGACTCGCTGGTACAGAGCCCCAGAGGTCATCCTGAGCTGGATGCGCTACACTCAGACTG TGGACATTTGGTCTGTGGGCTGCATCATGGCAGAGATGCTGCAAGAAAAACCTCTTTTTAAAGGCAGCGACC ACCTAGATCAGCTGTCTGAGATCATGAAGCTCACAGGAACGCCAACTCAGGAATTTCTATCAAAACTAGAATCTGAGGAT gCCAAAAGCTACATCAAAACCCTTCCAAAATCTGAAAAGAAGGACCTTCAGAAGGTGTTTTCCTCAACCAATCCAGAAG CCGTGTCTGTGCTGGAGCGCATGTTACTGCTGGATCCGGAGTGCAGGGTAACCGCCGCAGAGGCCCTCATTATGCCTTACTTCACTGAGTACAGAGAACCAGAGGATGAGACAGAAGCACAGCCGTACGACCACTCGCTAGACAACACAGACCAGTCCCTGGACCAGTGGAAAC gtCACACCTTCACAGAGATCTTGACTTTCAAACCAGTTGTGCCAGATTCCAAGGAGACATCACTGTAA